One part of the Halobacteriovoraceae bacterium genome encodes these proteins:
- a CDS encoding trypsin-like peptidase domain-containing protein, producing the protein MKKYFLFLLSLVFLSTLAWANSIDPSSNDLNNLTDSEKSNINVFNTTVKSVVNISSIRTVRDFWNMRYHEIPAGTGSGYVWDNQGHIVTNAHVVDQGEDFFVTFHGDKKRYQAKLVGLIREKDIAVIKLLDRPGQLIPLNMASSKNLKVGQKAIAIGSPFGLDHTMTVGIVSALGRTLRGYGNVQITGMIQTDASINPGNSGGPLINSNGKLIGMNTMIFSNSGSSAGVGFAVPVDTIASIVPQLIKNGRVERPIIGVQLLPDHIRDQFKIKEGVVITEVFDNTPAGKAGLKGFSKDKSGRWVLGDIILKVDKKAVNNYEDIYSILGDYQVGDTVKITYQRGNKVLSEEIKLISANKQLEQN; encoded by the coding sequence ATGAAAAAATATTTTCTATTTCTTCTTTCTCTAGTGTTTTTGTCAACTCTCGCATGGGCAAACTCTATTGATCCTTCGAGCAATGATTTAAACAATTTAACTGATAGTGAGAAAAGTAATATTAATGTCTTCAACACAACCGTTAAATCCGTAGTGAATATTTCATCAATAAGGACGGTAAGGGATTTTTGGAATATGCGTTATCATGAAATCCCCGCTGGAACTGGTTCAGGATATGTGTGGGACAACCAAGGACATATTGTTACAAATGCACACGTTGTCGATCAAGGTGAAGATTTTTTTGTGACCTTTCATGGAGATAAAAAACGTTATCAAGCAAAGCTAGTTGGACTCATTCGAGAAAAAGATATTGCTGTCATTAAACTCTTGGATCGTCCGGGACAACTCATTCCACTCAATATGGCCAGTTCAAAAAATCTTAAAGTCGGCCAGAAGGCCATTGCTATTGGAAGTCCCTTTGGACTTGATCACACAATGACTGTCGGAATTGTTTCAGCTCTTGGTAGAACGTTAAGAGGATATGGAAACGTGCAAATTACAGGTATGATCCAAACAGATGCTTCCATTAATCCGGGCAATTCTGGAGGGCCACTGATAAACTCAAATGGAAAATTAATTGGGATGAACACAATGATTTTCTCAAATTCAGGAAGCTCGGCCGGAGTTGGCTTTGCCGTTCCTGTTGATACAATCGCTTCTATTGTACCACAACTTATAAAAAATGGCCGTGTAGAGCGCCCTATCATAGGTGTTCAATTACTTCCAGACCATATACGAGATCAGTTTAAAATTAAAGAAGGGGTAGTAATCACAGAGGTTTTCGATAATACTCCGGCCGGTAAAGCTGGTTTAAAAGGATTTTCAAAAGATAAATCTGGCAGATGGGTATTAGGGGATATTATTTTAAAAGTTGATAAAAAAGCGGTTAATAATTATGAAGATATATACTCAATTTTAGGGGATTATCAAGTTGGAGACACGGTAAAAATCACTTATCAAAGAGGAAATAAAGTTTTATCAGAAGAGATTAAATTAATATCAGCAAACAAGCAATTAGAACAAAACTAA
- a CDS encoding ABC transporter ATP-binding protein encodes MSLSVENYSIAIGGCEILKNISCSFKSFGITLIIGENGCGKTTFLKSFFNQTKVISGDLKLFGKHLSPADYSNNVEKFSIYLHEENFWDGPVKEYLSIGELKEVNSDNYNEISHLYNQNYNCLSQGQKQSVNLSKVLAKRSQVIFLDEPFSFLDIKQKEIFFQKIKEVSRHKTVIIVSHDWEYLKNKVDQILIIKSKKMLPFHRDQINIANPLIQ; translated from the coding sequence ATGAGCTTGTCAGTAGAAAATTATTCAATAGCTATTGGAGGATGTGAAATTTTAAAAAATATTTCATGTTCTTTTAAATCTTTTGGCATAACATTAATTATTGGTGAAAATGGTTGCGGAAAAACAACATTTTTGAAATCCTTTTTTAATCAAACGAAGGTTATTTCAGGGGATTTAAAGTTGTTTGGAAAACATTTAAGTCCTGCTGATTATTCAAACAATGTTGAAAAGTTTTCAATCTATCTGCACGAAGAAAATTTTTGGGATGGCCCTGTAAAGGAATATTTATCTATTGGAGAATTAAAAGAAGTTAATTCTGACAATTATAATGAAATCTCGCATTTGTATAATCAAAACTATAATTGCCTAAGTCAAGGGCAAAAACAATCTGTCAATTTATCAAAAGTATTGGCAAAAAGAAGTCAGGTCATATTTCTAGATGAACCTTTTTCTTTTCTTGATATAAAACAAAAAGAGATATTTTTTCAAAAAATTAAAGAAGTTTCTAGACATAAAACCGTCATCATTGTCTCCCATGATTGGGAATATTTGAAAAACAAAGTCGATCAAATTCTGATTATAAAATCTAAAAAAATGCTTCCTTTTCATAGGGATCAAATCAATATAGCAAATCCTCTCATCCAATGA
- a CDS encoding phosphatidylserine decarboxylase produces MDINFYNRKDELIQKENVYGETFVNWLYDTKLGQTLSPLVTGPLLSKFYGLIQSSSFSKFKVDSFIKEFNINMDEFVPEANIGAKYPYSNFNSFFIRKFKSGVRDFKKDSNILPAFAEARYFGYEDISEKSIYPVKNKFLSPDQMIASSKWEGVFSNGPLLIARLCPVDYHRFHFPVDGKFLDSFRIHGQYHSVNPIALKKKDNIFLMNERQINILETSDFGKLAYIEVGAICVGKIIQTFMGEKFKRGGEKGYFLFGGSTVILIGEKGKWKPSQDIIENTKKGLETYIQLGDEVGSS; encoded by the coding sequence ATGGATATAAATTTTTATAATCGAAAAGATGAGTTAATTCAAAAAGAAAACGTTTATGGCGAGACTTTTGTAAACTGGCTTTACGATACAAAATTGGGGCAAACATTGTCACCTCTCGTCACTGGCCCCTTGCTTTCAAAGTTTTATGGATTAATTCAGTCTAGCAGTTTTTCCAAATTTAAAGTCGATTCTTTTATTAAAGAATTCAATATTAATATGGATGAATTTGTACCAGAGGCAAATATTGGAGCAAAATATCCCTATTCAAATTTCAATAGTTTTTTTATTAGAAAGTTTAAAAGTGGTGTTCGAGATTTCAAAAAAGATTCTAACATACTTCCAGCATTCGCTGAGGCCAGATATTTTGGATATGAGGACATTTCAGAAAAATCAATCTATCCAGTCAAAAATAAATTTTTATCTCCGGATCAAATGATTGCGAGTTCAAAATGGGAAGGGGTATTTTCTAACGGGCCTCTACTGATTGCTCGTTTGTGTCCAGTCGACTATCATAGGTTTCATTTTCCAGTGGATGGTAAGTTTTTAGACTCCTTTAGAATTCATGGGCAATATCATTCTGTAAATCCAATCGCTTTGAAAAAGAAAGATAATATTTTTCTAATGAATGAAAGACAAATTAATATCCTTGAAACTTCTGATTTTGGAAAACTGGCCTATATTGAAGTGGGTGCTATTTGTGTGGGTAAAATAATTCAAACTTTTATGGGTGAAAAGTTTAAAAGAGGTGGGGAGAAGGGCTACTTTCTATTTGGTGGTTCAACTGTGATTCTCATAGGTGAAAAGGGAAAATGGAAACCATCACAAGATATTATTGAAAATACAAAGAAAGGGTTGGAAACATATATACAACTTGGGGATGAGGTAGGCTCTAGCTGA